ATTTATTTTTTGAGGATGGTAAAAAAGCATACTTCGGAATGCAAGAACCGAAAGACGGTGTGCCGGCCGTCGACGAGGTCTCGAACCCGCCCGGGAGGTCTGGTGCAACCGCTTCCGACAAACACCCGGGGCGCGTCCGGGCTTCCGGAGGGTGGTTCTCACGGCGAAGCATCGATGAGGAGCGGCATCACCCCGCAGAGACGACGCATATGCGGCACAGACTGTTCGACAACCAACCACAGGAGCGAAAGAACATGACCATGCAGTCCGTCCTTGATGACACCAATACGTTTCTGGGTCATCTCGGCATGAAGGAAGAGCCGTTCGGCGTGCATTATGCCGATACCTTGCCGGAGAAGGCTGTCGGGCCGAAGGTGGGTGTACCCATTTCACGCGACCTGGAGGACCAGAACAAGTTAGACATGCAGGAAGTTTTCAAGACGTTCTCCTGCGTCATGTGCAATGTCTGGCTGGCCAGAAAACGACATAGCGCCGCCTTTATTTCGACGGAAGAATACGGATGCATCGGGGGCGCGTACTACTGCTCCATGATGAAGCCGGCCCTTGCTTTCATTGAGCATTACGTGGGCACGGGCATCAAGGGTACGCCGATTCATGGCGAGAGGTATATGCCCAGCGCCGAGAGCGTGCGAAACTTCCTTGCCAAGGTCAATCCGCGCCAGGCCCCGGCGAAGTACTGCATCTTCAAACCGTTGTCCCAGTTCAAAAATGGGCAGGAGCCTGAGTTCGTCATCTTTTTTGCCCGACCCGAGGTTTTGACCGGCTTATTCACTCAAACGGTATTCACCACAGGCGACATGGACTGCGTGGTTTCTCCCTTTGGCGCGGGTTGCACCAACATGCTCGCCTGGCCTCTGTATTACCAGCAACAGGGGCTGGAAAAAGCCGTCCTCGGCGGGTTCGATCCTTCGGCCAGAAAGTGCATGAAGCCCGACGAACTGACCTTCACGGTGCCTTTGGGCCTTTACAGGAAAATGCTGGCCGCCTTGCCCGAGTCCATGTTCAATGTGGA
Above is a window of Desulfovibrio sp. TomC DNA encoding:
- a CDS encoding DUF169 domain-containing protein, with the protein product MTMQSVLDDTNTFLGHLGMKEEPFGVHYADTLPEKAVGPKVGVPISRDLEDQNKLDMQEVFKTFSCVMCNVWLARKRHSAAFISTEEYGCIGGAYYCSMMKPALAFIEHYVGTGIKGTPIHGERYMPSAESVRNFLAKVNPRQAPAKYCIFKPLSQFKNGQEPEFVIFFARPEVLTGLFTQTVFTTGDMDCVVSPFGAGCTNMLAWPLYYQQQGLEKAVLGGFDPSARKCMKPDELTFTVPLGLYRKMLAALPESMFNVDGEWKNIRKKIARSAKAWGEEE